GCGTTGGTTGttaactaatgctgtaaatgtGTAGGCTAAGGTCAGACTCAGATCTCAATTATATAGCTATATGACCATTAGTCTGTTCAGAAAATATACCTAGTGTAtgataaaaattatttcatttaaaattatattttgcacaaAATCACACAGCACACAAGCATTAACTCACGAGATATGAGTCACATTAATTCTTTTAACTAAATGAAACGTGGGAGGAGTATCGTGACATCACTGCAAGTGAGGTCGGGCTCCGTGAAAGTGaaactgctttaaaaataaagctttcaAACGCctttaaaacagaatatttGTGAAACTTTCAAAGACGAACGTGAGCACAGCTGATTCTCACTCACAGGTACGTGATGGACATGTAAGAAAGATTTACGTAAACACGTTTCGCAGTGAATATGTCTCAAACTCAACTAGTCAACTACTCAACTAGTGCAGTTGTGTATGTTAAAAAGGTGTCAGAATTAGCAAATGTATGTGTTGTTATCGTCGGttataaaatgctataaaatttGGTGTTTGTCTGTCAATGAACTGCATACATACTGAATACAGTGACAGCTGCACTTCTTGGATTAgatacaaaattacaattccatataatgaacttgtATTCGATGATATGGCCATAAATGCGTCTTGACTTTTAGAAACCCAAAACATGTTAGATCATTTACAGTCACTGTAtgttttaataacatatttGATAATAACAGTAACAAAGAGTTTAGTGTTTATTAGGAAGACTGACTCACTTATGACATACCTTCATGTAAGTCAATAATcaagagtgagtgagtgaatgaatgaatgagtgaatgaacaGCAAATAAcaaattgcaacttttcattgttagtttctagatttgttcaaaaccaATACTGTTTTGCTTGAAGGCCTGTAGCATTTCGTTTTGGCTTTGTTGGACTACAAACGTTTGTTGGCAGAGCAATATTTGATCTAAAATGTGatatatgttatttaatatatgtagATTTGAACTGCAGGTGATGTATTTCCATTATTTATCTTCTTTTCAGCAATGTCATCTTCCCGTGATCCTCTGGCTGAGGAGCTTCAGTGTTCAGTGTGTCTGGATGTGTTCACTGATCCAGTCAGCACTCCATGTGGACACAACTTCTGTAAGAGCTGCTTGAACCAGTGCTGGAACAACAGTCAGGAGTGCATCTGTCCATTGTGTAAAGAAACTGTCATTAAAACACCCGACCTCAAGATCAACACAGCACTTAGACAGGTTGTGCAACTGTTTCAGAAAAAGTTTGGTATGAGTAAATCTGAAGTTTTCTGTGACATCTGTGATGACAGAAAGATAAAAGCCCTGAAGTCCTGTCTGGTGTGCCAGGCCTCTTATTGTGAAACTCATTTGGAGCCTCATCAGAGAGTCACAAACTTCAAGAAACACAAACTGATGGACCCTGTGAAGAATATAAATCACTATTTATGCCAGAAACACGAGAGACCTCTGGAGCTGTTCTGCAGAGATGATCAGacgtatttgtgtgtgttttgcactGATGGAGACCACAAGACTCACAACACTGTTCCTCTAGAGGAGGAGAGTAAAAAGAAAAAGGCATGAGACATTTTAATACAACATTAAAATGACTAACAATATTAAAACTTACTTCAATAACctaattttaaatattcctGCAGGTGTTTTTCTCtaacagaaaatgttaaattcatGTTTACTGATCAAATATGTCTGtatgtttctgtctgtctatagactcagctgatgaaaacacaaaaacacgtGCAGCAGATGATCCAGGACAGAATCAAGAAGATTCAAGACATCAAACACTCAGCAGAACTCAGAAAAGTGAGTTAAAGATGTTAACTATTGGTTGCCTTTTTTGATAGATAAAGCTAATCAAAGTATTTTTCAGTCAAGCACAGAGCAAGAGAAAGCAGCCAGTGTTGAGCTCTTCAGTGATCTGATACGCTCTATTGAGAGATGTCAGACTGAGCTGCTGGAGATGATGGAGGAGAAGCAGAAAGCAGCAGTGAAACAGGATGAAGAGCTCACTCAAGAGCTGCAGCAGGAAATCACTGAACTCAAGATGAGAAACAGTGAGCTTGATCATCTCTTACATATTGAGGATCACCTCCACCTCCTACAGGTCAGTGTCTCTCTGTCTGCTCACATCACAGGACAACACTCACACTCCTCATGCTGAGGGATTTCTCCTCTCTCCTGCTGTAGATTGATCCATCCCTGTGCAGTCCTCCACACACCAGGAACTGGTCTGAGATCAGTATGAACACTGATGTGAGTGTGGAGACTCTGAGGAGAGCTCTGACTCAACTTCAGGAAAACCTAGATGAGAAACTCAGTGAAACTGGTAGGTCAATATCAAATACAGCATACTTTCCTTTGACAGTAACtgtgttttgtaaagaaatcaattttttaatgaaactataACTGAATAATCAAACAATAATCACCAATCACTTATACTACATATACTACGTAACATAtgaagttcagatgcaaaaccagctaaaagccatctcagtcaaaaatgagataatgatactgagtgaatgctcctgacacatagcaTACATGcattaaatacttttacttcaaacttgctaaattccagcctcagccagaagtaccagtactgcTGGACATTTTCACTCAGTAAAGCCATAGAAGTGTGGGATGAtgtgtagtttttgttttgggaTACAGATATAACCcttaaaaaactttattaatgttatgctcttattattatttgtcttGACAGTGTTGAGGAGGATGGAGCAGTATGCAGGTACAATGTGTTATCTGTTCTCtcacacaatattaatatcCCAAACAATGCTAATTTAAAATCATATCAAATCATCACTTACCTGTATTGgacaattaaatattaagaacatgaagatatttgtatGTGAAGATATGATTCATATTCTCTGATCTCTTTCAGTGGATGTGACACTGGATCCCGATACAGCTCATCCGTATGTCATCCTGTCTGATGATGGGAAACAAGTGAGAACTGAAGACATTAAACAAAAGCCCCCAAACAACTCAGAAAGGTTTGATTATAGCTTCTGTGTCCTGGGAAAAGAGGGATTCTCCTCAGGGAGATTTTATTTTGAGGTGCAGGTGAAGAGAAAGACTGGATGGATTTTAGGAGTGGCCAGAGAATCTATTAACAGGAAGGGACTGATCGCAGTGAGTCCTCAGGATGGATTCTGGACTGTGGGTCTGTGGAATGGGAATGAATATAGAGCCCATGCTGGtccgtctgtctctctgtctctgagaGTGAAGATGCAGAAGGTGGGGGTGTTTGTGGATTATGAGGAGGGTCTGGTCTCATTCTATGATGTGAATTCCAGATCTCATATCTACTCTTTTACTGATCAGTCTTTCAATGAGAAACTCTATTCCTTCTTCAGCCCATTTCCTAATGGTGAAGGTAAAAATTCAGCACCACTGATCATTTTACCTGTTAATTACCTTTGTTAATTATCAAATCATTATATTTTTCCCTTCACCTTTTTAGCTTTACAGATCTGCTATAATTTTatgttgtaaaaatgtaataaaataaaaatttaaacatttgcaAAGTTTGAGCATGTCCTATAAATTCTTGCAGAATAACTCGATCACTAATATTACTTGAGTGCactcatgattaaaaatgactgatataatatagtggacttatagATGGTAAGTATCACAACCATCCCCAATCACCGCTACTATTTTAGTATAGAATTGTTGTGCTTGATAAGCATTTGGCAGACACCTTTTCCCAAAACAATTTATATTGCATTTAGATCATACATTTTAATCCTGACCCATCCTGCCATTCAACTCTAAAGTCACAGGACATGGCATACAGGCTGTCAAAGGGATCGTAAGAGTAGTGATCTGTGGATGTCCCTTTGTGTCAATCTAAAGTAATTAACACTGTGATGCATTTACTGCACTGCTGGACATTTTCACTTAGTAAAGCCATAGAAGAGTGAGATGATATGTAGTTTTAGTTGTGGGATACAGATATAATCCttaaataactttattaaatactatGCATGCATCCAGTTTATATTGAGTGAGATGATGTGTAGATATTGGTTTGGGATAGGGATATAACCCTcaaataactttattaaatactatGCATGCATCCAGTTTATATGAAGGATAAGT
The sequence above is a segment of the Labeo rohita strain BAU-BD-2019 chromosome 7, IGBB_LRoh.1.0, whole genome shotgun sequence genome. Coding sequences within it:
- the LOC127168180 gene encoding E3 ubiquitin-protein ligase TRIM39-like, which produces MSSSRDPLAEELQCSVCLDVFTDPVSTPCGHNFCKSCLNQCWNNSQECICPLCKETVIKTPDLKINTALRQVVQLFQKKFGMSKSEVFCDICDDRKIKALKSCLVCQASYCETHLEPHQRVTNFKKHKLMDPVKNINHYLCQKHERPLELFCRDDQTYLCVFCTDGDHKTHNTVPLEEESKKKKTQLMKTQKHVQQMIQDRIKKIQDIKHSAELRKSSTEQEKAASVELFSDLIRSIERCQTELLEMMEEKQKAAVKQDEELTQELQQEITELKMRNSELDHLLHIEDHLHLLQIDPSLCSPPHTRNWSEISMNTDVSVETLRRALTQLQENLDEKLSETVLRRMEQYAVDVTLDPDTAHPYVILSDDGKQVRTEDIKQKPPNNSERFDYSFCVLGKEGFSSGRFYFEVQVKRKTGWILGVARESINRKGLIAVSPQDGFWTVGLWNGNEYRAHAGPSVSLSLRVKMQKVGVFVDYEEGLVSFYDVNSRSHIYSFTDQSFNEKLYSFFSPFPNGEGKNSAPLIILPVNYLC